One Symphalangus syndactylus isolate Jambi chromosome 10, NHGRI_mSymSyn1-v2.1_pri, whole genome shotgun sequence genomic region harbors:
- the OR10AD1 gene encoding LOW QUALITY PROTEIN: olfactory receptor 10AD1 (The sequence of the model RefSeq protein was modified relative to this genomic sequence to represent the inferred CDS: inserted 1 base in 1 codon; deleted 1 base in 1 codon; substituted 1 base at 1 genomic stop codon) — MRPQMLRNGSVVMEFILVGFQQSSTSTRALLFALFLALYSLTMAMNGLIVFITWIDPKLNSSMYFFLGHLSFLDVCSITTTIPQMLIHLVVRNHIVSFVSCMTQMYFVFCLGVAECILLAFMAYDRYVAICYPLNYVQIISQKVCVRLVGTAWFFGLINGIFLEYISFXEPFCRDNHIENFFCEAPIVIGLSCXDPQFSLRAIFADAIVVMLSPVVLTVTSYVRILATILSRASSSGRGKTFSTCASHLTVVIFLYTSAMFSYMNPHSTHGPDKDKLFSLLYTIITAMCNPIIYSFHNKEIKEAMVRAVGRTRLAQPQSV, encoded by the exons ATGAG GCCCCAGATGCTAAGGAACGGCAGCGTAGTGATGGAATTTATCCTTGTGGGCTTTCAGCAGAGCTCCACTTCCACACGAGCATTGCTCTTTGCCCTCTTCTTGGCCCTCTACAGTCTCACCATGGCCATGAATGGCCTCATCGTCTTTATCACATGGATAGACCCCAAGCTCAACAGCTCCATGTACTTCTTCCTTGGCCATCTGTCTTTCCTGGATGTCTGctccatcaccactaccatcccaCAGATGTTGATCCACCTCGTGGTCAGGAACCACATTGTCTCCTTTGTATCTTGCATGACCCAGATGTACTTTGTCTTCTGTCTTGGTGTGGCCGAGTGCATCCTCTTGGCTTTCATGGCCTATGACCGTTATGTTGCTATCTGCTACCCACTTAACTATGTCCAGATCATAAGCCAGAAGGTCTGTGTCAGGCTTGTGGGAACTGCCTGGTTCTTTGGGCTGATCAATGGCATCTTTCTTGAGTATATTTCATTCTGAGAGCCCTTCTGCAGAGACAACCACATAGAAAACTTCTTCTGTGAGGCCCCCATAGTGATTGGCCTCTCTT GGGACCCTCAGTTTAGTCTGAGGGCAATCTTTGCTGATGCCATCGTGGTAATGCTCAGCCCCGTGGTGCTCACTGTCACTTCCTATGTGCGCATCCTGGCCACCATCCTCAGCAGAGCCTCCTCCTCAGGTCGGGGGAAGACTTTCTCTACTTGTGCCTCTCACCTGACTGTGGTCATCTTTCTCTACACTTCAGCTATGTTCTCTTACATGAACCCCCACAGCACACATGGGCCTGACAAAGACAAACTTTTCTCCCTCCTGTACACCATCATTACC GCCATGTGCAACCCCATCATTTACAGTTTCCACAACAAGGAAATTAAGGAGGCCATGGTGAGGGCAGTTGGAAGAACCAGACTGGCCCAGCCACAGTCTGTCTAG